In one Legionella clemsonensis genomic region, the following are encoded:
- a CDS encoding PilW family protein, translating to MSKYSGLSLIEMMLSLFLATVLIALLTGQYLIVKQHYYRLQDLLDYALELDWIEDLIRNSVHGAGFTPCVGLNWLKTLDGRTGKKLAVIEVKQSGSLATYRMSEQFDSVLRYDTNSVVITGNHLYKKNQTVLIADCFHAEVRTIATIQRRKSEKIITLKTPIIFDYVEPIYLGEWIEEHFFIQKNSAGKEALYYQRGRAEELTPIVKNLSATLHSGQKLIMQLLLTLTNGETVKIEAATRTP from the coding sequence ATGAGTAAGTATAGCGGCTTAAGTTTAATTGAAATGATGCTAAGCCTCTTTCTTGCTACTGTGTTGATAGCTCTACTGACAGGACAGTATTTAATTGTAAAGCAACATTACTATCGCTTGCAGGACTTGTTGGACTATGCACTGGAGCTTGATTGGATAGAGGATTTAATTCGGAATAGTGTGCATGGCGCAGGATTTACCCCTTGTGTTGGCTTGAACTGGTTAAAGACGCTTGACGGTCGTACTGGCAAAAAACTTGCAGTAATTGAGGTAAAGCAATCAGGATCTCTAGCTACCTATCGAATGAGCGAGCAGTTTGATTCAGTACTGCGATATGATACAAATTCAGTGGTTATTACTGGAAATCATCTTTATAAAAAAAATCAGACAGTTCTTATTGCTGATTGCTTTCATGCTGAAGTGAGAACGATTGCAACAATTCAGCGACGAAAAAGCGAAAAAATTATTACCCTGAAAACACCGATAATTTTTGATTATGTAGAGCCCATTTATTTGGGAGAATGGATTGAAGAGCATTTTTTTATTCAAAAAAATAGCGCAGGAAAAGAAGCTTTATATTATCAACGCGGAAGAGCTGAGGAATTAACGCCAATAGTCAAGAATTTATCTGCAACCTTGCACTCGGGACAAAAGCTGATAATGCAACTACTGCTTACTTTAACAAATGGCGAGACTGTAAAAATTGAAGCGGCAACACGGACGCCTTAA
- a CDS encoding type IV pilus modification PilV family protein produces MENSQGFSLTELLIALVLVTTISLTLLQQNEQMSQWLRYVLQRSLAVRLVDNNTERILAGLPLTTLSQPFKLQQIALPQGKILRLTWGFKLLDKNCCQLERKLFAHE; encoded by the coding sequence ATGGAAAATTCTCAAGGCTTTTCTCTGACTGAGTTATTAATCGCTTTAGTATTAGTAACCACTATTTCTCTAACACTTTTGCAACAAAATGAGCAGATGAGTCAATGGTTAAGGTACGTTTTACAACGTTCATTGGCAGTTAGACTAGTGGACAACAATACGGAGCGTATTTTGGCGGGGTTACCGCTTACGACACTATCACAACCGTTCAAACTGCAACAAATTGCATTGCCTCAGGGCAAAATCCTGCGACTTACCTGGGGATTTAAATTGTTGGATAAAAATTGCTGCCAATTAGAACGAAAACTATTCGCCCATGAGTAA
- the hisC gene encoding histidinol-phosphate transaminase, with the protein MSYDYQFLPHSGIQTLRPYIPGKAAEELAREQGLTDIIKLASNENPLGCSIKAIEALAKLSGLQLATYPSPMNHPLRFRLCKKLGIREDMLTLGNGSDLLFSLILTTFALHTGRQMLTHEQAFLSYEIQAQTLGIPVQKIPLSSNWQVDLDALITASQSNTAVLFLANPNNPTGVFIEPAKIKLLLESVPSTTIIVLDEAYYDYAYDKNDQTSINWLQQHPNLIITRTFSKAYGLAGLRLGYAIANPEITELLLRVQPPFAVNQAALEAANAAIDDEDFLHKTVTLNEQGMQQLQQGFDALKLNYLPSRCNFITVHCDRDALIVYQNLLKEGIIVRPLASYQLPYHLRVTVGTSIQNARFLDKLAGCLAQT; encoded by the coding sequence TTGTCTTATGACTACCAATTTTTACCTCATTCAGGTATTCAAACACTAAGACCTTATATTCCAGGAAAAGCAGCCGAAGAGTTGGCGCGGGAACAGGGTTTAACAGATATTATTAAATTAGCCAGTAATGAAAATCCCTTGGGTTGTAGTATTAAAGCCATCGAAGCATTAGCTAAACTTTCTGGGCTGCAATTAGCCACCTACCCTTCTCCTATGAATCATCCATTGCGATTCAGACTATGCAAAAAATTAGGCATTCGTGAGGATATGCTAACTCTGGGCAATGGGTCAGATCTGCTTTTCTCATTAATTTTAACCACATTTGCTCTTCATACAGGGAGACAAATGCTGACCCATGAGCAGGCATTTCTCTCTTATGAAATTCAGGCTCAAACTTTAGGAATCCCTGTGCAAAAAATCCCTTTATCCTCAAACTGGCAAGTGGACCTTGACGCACTGATTACAGCAAGCCAATCTAATACTGCCGTCCTATTTTTAGCTAATCCTAATAATCCCACCGGAGTATTTATTGAGCCTGCAAAAATTAAGTTATTATTGGAGAGCGTGCCAAGCACCACAATAATAGTGTTAGATGAAGCCTATTATGACTACGCCTATGATAAAAATGACCAAACCAGTATTAATTGGTTGCAGCAACACCCTAATTTAATTATTACCCGCACTTTTTCTAAAGCCTATGGTCTTGCGGGACTACGATTAGGTTACGCCATTGCTAACCCTGAAATTACTGAACTACTATTACGTGTACAACCACCTTTTGCAGTTAATCAGGCTGCACTCGAGGCAGCGAATGCAGCCATTGATGATGAAGATTTCCTCCATAAAACAGTCACACTTAATGAGCAGGGTATGCAGCAGTTACAACAAGGATTCGACGCGTTAAAGTTAAATTACTTGCCATCTCGTTGTAATTTTATTACTGTTCACTGCGATAGGGATGCCTTGATAGTCTATCAAAATTTACTGAAAGAAGGGATTATAGTACGGCCATTGGCTTCTTACCAATTACCTTATCACTTGCGTGTAACCGTTGGGACTTCTATCCAAAATGCACGTTTTCTTGACAAGTTAGCTGGATGTCTAGCTCAAACATAG
- a CDS encoding 4a-hydroxytetrahydrobiopterin dehydratase, which produces MKTDLSQKHCESCEGIGEALTAEQIKNLMSQLDSRWQVQSDNKEIKRAFKFANFYETMAFVNAIAWIANTENHHPDLEVGYNYCHVRFMTHALNGLSHNDFICAAKVDALLT; this is translated from the coding sequence ATGAAAACCGATTTAAGCCAGAAGCACTGTGAGTCATGTGAGGGAATTGGTGAAGCGCTCACAGCCGAACAAATAAAAAACTTGATGTCACAACTGGACAGTCGCTGGCAAGTACAAAGCGACAACAAAGAAATTAAACGCGCTTTCAAGTTTGCCAATTTTTATGAAACCATGGCTTTTGTTAATGCTATTGCATGGATTGCGAATACAGAAAATCATCATCCTGATCTTGAAGTAGGCTACAATTACTGCCATGTGCGTTTTATGACGCATGCCCTGAATGGATTATCGCACAATGATTTTATTTGTGCGGCTAAAGTTGATGCCCTGCTAACCTAA
- the secF gene encoding protein translocase subunit SecF, with the protein MEFFNPNSKIDFMGARKWTALLSVLIFVVSIGALLINGLKWGLDFTGGTQIEVSYPQAVNLEAIRDNLYKAGFKEAQVISYGTSKDVLISIAPRADIDQTVLVDKVMQQLPGATKQRVDFVGPQVGQELATKGALAVLVSLLATMIYIGMRFEYRLAVSSAVALIHDPVLILGVFAMFGIEFDLKALAGLLAVIGYSLNDTIVVFDRVRENFVKIRRASSLEIMNISINQTLSRTIMTSMLTLFVVVALFVYGGETIRGFSLALIIGIVVGTYSSIYVAGALAVAMGLDRKDFLPSQRREIDDRP; encoded by the coding sequence ATGGAATTTTTTAATCCAAATTCAAAGATAGACTTCATGGGTGCACGAAAGTGGACTGCCTTGTTGTCTGTGCTTATTTTTGTGGTATCCATTGGCGCTTTATTGATTAATGGCCTAAAGTGGGGCTTGGATTTTACCGGAGGTACTCAAATTGAGGTCTCCTACCCTCAAGCAGTCAATCTTGAAGCCATTCGTGACAATTTGTATAAAGCTGGCTTTAAAGAGGCGCAAGTAATTAGTTATGGAACCTCTAAAGATGTTCTTATCAGCATTGCTCCACGTGCTGACATTGATCAGACGGTATTAGTTGATAAAGTGATGCAGCAATTACCGGGAGCCACCAAACAGCGCGTTGATTTTGTGGGGCCCCAAGTGGGTCAAGAGTTAGCGACAAAAGGGGCCCTGGCTGTTCTTGTCTCTTTATTGGCAACAATGATATATATTGGAATGCGTTTTGAGTATCGCCTGGCGGTGAGCTCAGCTGTCGCACTCATTCATGATCCTGTTTTGATTCTTGGCGTGTTTGCGATGTTTGGGATAGAGTTTGACCTGAAAGCTTTGGCAGGATTGCTTGCTGTAATTGGTTATTCTTTAAATGATACCATTGTAGTTTTTGATCGTGTACGAGAAAATTTTGTCAAAATTCGCCGAGCATCGTCTTTGGAAATTATGAATATTTCTATTAATCAGACGCTATCGCGAACCATTATGACTTCAATGCTCACCTTGTTTGTAGTAGTTGCTTTATTTGTTTACGGTGGTGAAACAATTCGCGGTTTCTCATTAGCACTGATTATAGGAATTGTCGTCGGAACTTACTCTTCCATTTACGTGGCTGGTGCGTTGGCTGTTGCAATGGGGTTAGATAGAAAAGACTTTCTACCCAGTCAGCGAAGAGAAATTGACGATAGACCTTAA
- the secD gene encoding protein translocase subunit SecD, translated as MQNKYPLWKNLMLIIIAVIGLIYAIPNLYSEDPAVQISSQSPVDMEQLKQQVHETLDKTKIKYNSLTISGESLEVRFASTDTQLLARDAIKNALGSDYTVALNLMPTTPRWLSAIGADPMKQGLDLRGGVHFLLEVDIDSVVSRRYEGLMKNIGQNLREAGIRYMGIRYIADKGVDIRFRDVATMESGLQEIKNKFPNLLTTQSIATYSILSALSPTELNEIRQNTIDQTMSILRNRVNELGVGEAVVQQQGATRVAVDLPGIQDAARAKQILGGTATLQFYLVDQENDAQLAKQTGVIPVNSKLYMMNGYPILLKRQIVLSGDSITSAVSSFDQQTGTPAVQVQLGGGGESLFTKITRENIGKRMAIVFVETKTNTYTVDGVEKRVTQREERVISAPVIQNALGNNFQITGLSDSKEASNLALLLRAGALPAAIYPVEERTVGPSLGKENIRRGLISLEVGMGLILILMLVYYRFFGLVANIALFLNLILLSALMSLIGNTLTLPGIAAFVLTVGMAVDANVLIYERIREELRNGLSPQAAIHAGYDRAFATIVDANVTTLIVGIVLFAIGSGPVRGFAIILSLGLLTSMITSITYTRAIVNWYYGGRNIKKLSIGI; from the coding sequence ATGCAGAATAAATACCCTTTGTGGAAAAATCTAATGCTGATCATTATTGCGGTGATTGGCCTTATTTACGCGATACCTAATTTGTACAGTGAAGATCCTGCTGTGCAAATTTCTTCACAATCTCCAGTTGATATGGAGCAATTGAAACAGCAAGTTCATGAAACACTGGATAAGACAAAGATTAAATATAATTCACTGACTATTTCTGGTGAAAGCCTGGAAGTGCGCTTTGCTTCGACAGATACACAATTACTGGCTCGCGATGCAATTAAAAATGCATTGGGTTCAGATTATACAGTAGCTTTAAATCTTATGCCAACGACACCCCGCTGGTTAAGTGCTATTGGGGCAGACCCAATGAAGCAAGGTTTGGATCTGCGTGGAGGTGTGCATTTTCTTCTTGAAGTGGATATTGATAGTGTTGTGAGTCGCCGCTATGAAGGTTTAATGAAAAATATTGGTCAAAACTTACGTGAGGCTGGTATTCGCTACATGGGTATCCGTTATATTGCTGACAAGGGAGTTGATATTCGCTTTCGCGATGTAGCCACAATGGAAAGTGGTTTACAAGAAATTAAGAATAAATTTCCAAACCTGCTTACAACTCAATCCATTGCCACGTATTCCATTTTATCGGCCTTATCCCCCACGGAGCTCAATGAGATTCGTCAAAATACCATTGATCAAACCATGAGTATTCTACGCAATCGAGTGAATGAATTAGGTGTGGGTGAAGCAGTAGTGCAGCAACAGGGAGCTACCCGGGTAGCTGTTGATTTACCAGGTATTCAGGATGCAGCAAGAGCCAAACAAATTCTGGGTGGAACCGCAACATTACAATTTTATCTGGTTGACCAGGAGAACGATGCACAATTGGCTAAACAAACAGGGGTGATTCCGGTTAATAGTAAATTGTACATGATGAATGGTTATCCCATCCTGCTAAAGCGCCAGATTGTATTAAGTGGAGATTCTATTACCAGTGCTGTGTCCAGTTTTGATCAACAAACGGGTACGCCAGCTGTTCAAGTGCAATTGGGCGGTGGTGGAGAAAGCTTGTTTACCAAAATTACTCGCGAAAATATTGGTAAGCGTATGGCTATCGTATTTGTAGAAACCAAAACTAATACTTATACTGTGGACGGTGTTGAAAAGCGTGTGACCCAACGTGAAGAACGAGTAATTAGCGCTCCCGTTATTCAAAATGCCTTAGGGAATAATTTTCAGATTACAGGCTTGTCAGATAGCAAGGAAGCCAGTAACTTGGCACTGTTATTACGTGCAGGAGCCTTGCCTGCTGCGATTTATCCAGTAGAGGAAAGAACCGTAGGACCCTCCCTGGGTAAAGAGAATATTCGTCGAGGATTAATATCTCTTGAAGTTGGGATGGGACTAATTTTGATACTAATGCTTGTTTATTACCGTTTTTTTGGTTTGGTGGCCAACATTGCCCTGTTTTTAAACTTAATTCTCCTTAGTGCGTTGATGTCATTAATTGGTAATACCTTAACTTTACCGGGTATTGCAGCCTTTGTGTTAACTGTAGGGATGGCAGTGGATGCAAACGTCCTTATTTATGAAAGAATTCGTGAAGAACTGCGTAATGGTTTATCTCCGCAGGCTGCAATCCATGCGGGCTATGATCGCGCGTTTGCCACTATCGTGGATGCCAATGTGACCACACTGATTGTTGGTATTGTTCTTTTTGCGATTGGTAGTGGTCCAGTGCGTGGATTTGCCATAATTTTATCATTGGGCTTATTAACCTCAATGATAACCAGTATCACTTACACGCGAGCCATCGTGAACTGGTACTATGGTGGTCGTAATATAAAAAAACTTTCAATTGGTATTTGA
- the yajC gene encoding preprotein translocase subunit YajC, producing MSFFISDVMAAAPTTHAQADGTFSLIMIVAIFVLFYFMLIRPQNKRAKEHREMVSKLKKGDEIITSGGILAKVVNLDDQYIKVALAENIEITVQRSAVSAVLPKGTLKSL from the coding sequence ATGAGTTTTTTTATAAGTGATGTTATGGCTGCAGCCCCCACAACTCACGCACAAGCTGATGGAACTTTTTCGCTGATCATGATCGTCGCTATTTTTGTGCTCTTTTATTTTATGTTAATAAGACCACAAAATAAACGTGCCAAGGAGCATCGCGAAATGGTTAGTAAGTTAAAAAAGGGGGATGAAATTATTACCTCAGGTGGTATTCTGGCAAAAGTGGTCAATCTTGATGATCAATACATTAAAGTGGCTCTTGCTGAAAATATTGAAATTACTGTCCAGCGCAGTGCTGTAAGCGCCGTTTTGCCTAAGGGCACACTTAAATCCCTTTAA
- a CDS encoding tRNA guanosine transglycosylase family protein: MNQRIVMPMYIPTLTTEAGSCLTLANWQEVGVRAVSYHLEALLLKPGISLLKSLPHLKAYIPWQGSIVLNAALPPAKQGQYTVRSPYDGSVMQISQDEVACLVEKLQPDIVVLPIDFDPGLMRSFTKTSQIFTIPELHVEQQFGWYLPYEPSLSFIALQEKIKRYNTTPIYLAGDFDLQQLAALTQYDSLMIESNLPAQHAFSGKVYYEGGVLDLCADEIAHQQVVIDRHCKCPTCEQQLTRAYLHHLINQTPLLCQRLLIQHNAYYYQNCY; this comes from the coding sequence ATGAATCAGCGAATAGTTATGCCAATGTATATTCCCACATTAACTACAGAAGCGGGCAGCTGTCTTACTTTGGCGAATTGGCAAGAAGTGGGTGTGCGCGCCGTTTCCTATCATCTGGAAGCTTTGCTCTTAAAACCCGGAATTTCTTTACTGAAAAGTCTGCCACATTTAAAAGCTTATATCCCATGGCAAGGTTCTATTGTCCTCAATGCAGCATTACCTCCGGCAAAACAGGGACAATATACGGTTCGTTCGCCTTATGATGGGAGTGTGATGCAGATTAGTCAAGATGAAGTTGCTTGCTTGGTTGAAAAATTGCAGCCAGACATCGTGGTATTACCGATTGATTTTGATCCAGGATTAATGAGATCTTTCACCAAAACAAGCCAGATTTTTACTATACCTGAGCTACATGTTGAACAACAGTTTGGCTGGTATCTCCCTTACGAGCCATCCCTGTCTTTTATAGCCTTGCAAGAGAAAATTAAACGTTATAATACAACACCCATTTATCTTGCGGGAGACTTTGATTTACAACAATTGGCTGCCTTAACTCAATATGACTCTTTAATGATTGAATCCAATTTGCCTGCTCAACATGCTTTTTCCGGAAAAGTGTATTATGAGGGGGGAGTGCTTGATTTATGCGCTGATGAAATAGCGCATCAGCAAGTTGTGATTGACAGGCATTGCAAATGTCCTACCTGTGAACAACAATTGACTCGGGCTTATTTGCATCATCTTATCAATCAAACACCATTGCTATGCCAGCGTCTTCTAATCCAACATAATGCGTATTACTACCAAAATTGCTATTAA
- the queA gene encoding tRNA preQ1(34) S-adenosylmethionine ribosyltransferase-isomerase QueA, translated as MKKQDFYFDLPEELIAQYPLPNRSDSRLLVYNRQTERSSHHQFKEITEFLEEGDLLVMNNSKVIPARLYGKKVSGGKVELLVERLLEGESFLAHIKASKAPKAGSSIHLDKDWIIEVIAKLDDLYHCRVVVGDVERMLQEIGHIPLPLYINRPDEPLDLQRYQTVYALHNGSVAAPTAGLHFDERLLKEIKNKGVTLGYSTLHVGAGTFRPVRCDNIKEHKMHSEQFTISRELAEQVNATRASGRRVIAVGTTALRSLESAAHEGKLQACQRDTDIFIYPGYQFQICDGLLTNFHLPESTLLMLVSAFIGHAQAMALYKEAIAEKYRFFSYGDASLLL; from the coding sequence ATGAAGAAGCAAGATTTTTATTTTGATTTGCCGGAAGAATTAATTGCGCAGTATCCGCTTCCTAATCGCAGTGATTCAAGATTACTGGTCTACAATCGCCAAACTGAGAGAAGTAGCCACCATCAATTTAAAGAAATTACTGAATTTTTAGAGGAAGGTGATTTATTGGTCATGAATAACAGTAAAGTTATTCCGGCGCGATTGTATGGTAAGAAGGTCAGCGGTGGTAAAGTGGAGCTGCTCGTTGAGCGTTTGTTGGAAGGAGAATCCTTTCTTGCTCATATTAAGGCAAGCAAAGCGCCGAAAGCGGGTTCTTCTATTCATTTGGATAAAGATTGGATTATTGAGGTCATTGCCAAACTTGATGATTTATATCACTGCAGGGTGGTCGTTGGTGATGTAGAACGCATGTTGCAGGAAATAGGCCACATCCCTTTGCCGCTTTATATTAACCGCCCCGATGAACCCCTGGATTTACAGCGATATCAAACTGTTTATGCGCTGCATAACGGTTCTGTAGCGGCTCCAACTGCTGGCTTACATTTTGATGAAAGGCTTCTTAAGGAGATCAAGAATAAAGGAGTCACCCTCGGTTACTCAACACTGCATGTCGGTGCAGGCACATTTCGACCAGTTCGTTGCGATAATATCAAAGAACATAAAATGCATAGCGAGCAATTCACTATCAGTCGAGAATTGGCAGAGCAGGTTAATGCAACACGTGCATCAGGCAGGCGAGTGATTGCTGTGGGCACAACAGCATTACGCAGCCTGGAAAGTGCCGCTCATGAAGGTAAGTTGCAAGCTTGCCAGCGCGATACGGATATTTTTATTTATCCTGGGTATCAGTTTCAAATTTGTGATGGCTTGCTAACAAACTTCCATCTTCCTGAATCGACATTATTAATGTTAGTTTCCGCATTTATAGGGCATGCTCAAGCAATGGCTCTTTATAAGGAAGCCATCGCTGAGAAATATCGTTTTTTTAGCTATGGGGATGCCAGTTTATTGCTTTAA
- a CDS encoding DUF1840 domain-containing protein, translated as MLVTFYSDAYENIIMFGHIAQHLLKLMGHSGTVPGAIMAEDIPEALTRLEKGIEREKQQPSAPETRNNDDDEPEVSLAHRALPLINMLKAARVKQCNVMWK; from the coding sequence ATGCTAGTTACATTCTATAGTGATGCTTATGAAAATATTATTATGTTTGGCCATATCGCCCAACATTTGTTAAAGCTTATGGGCCATAGTGGTACTGTTCCCGGAGCGATTATGGCAGAAGATATTCCTGAAGCGTTAACCCGACTGGAAAAGGGTATTGAAAGAGAAAAACAGCAACCCTCAGCCCCTGAAACCAGGAATAATGACGATGATGAACCTGAAGTGAGCTTGGCACATCGAGCACTTCCCTTAATTAATATGTTGAAAGCAGCTCGTGTCAAACAGTGTAATGTAATGTGGAAATAA
- a CDS encoding ABC-F family ATP-binding cassette domain-containing protein, whose product MLTLRQITLSRGNKLLLEKASTALYEKQKVGLIGHNGCGKSSLFALILGELIADAGECFINSQLRVSHLSQQLPDSDEPALDFVLAGDEDYISLQQRLAFAEQNEDHEEVLLCHELLTQTGGYSKPANAASIMAGLGFKTDEQKKPVNSFSGGWRMRLSLARCLMKPADLLLLDEPTNHLDMEAIFWLEKWLKQCPSSILLISHDREFLDAVVTHILHIEQRTMTLYSGNYSCFEQTRAQQLTLQQMMYEKQQQKINHMMMFVNRFRAKATKAKQAQSRINAIAKMDIIAQAHVDSPFSFNFYPCPRAGSPLLRCEQVNAGYNDKAIVLKKLNLVLNPGDRIALLGPNGEGKSTLIKTLTGALPPLEGHLYHSPNLHIGYYAQHQLDELDNSLSPLATIQALSPDAREQSIRDYLGGFNFIGDMAVKPIQHFSGGEKARLALAKLVWQKPNLLLLDEPTNHLDIEMRAAIEIALQSYEGALILISHDRHLLRTTVDDFYLVYHKQVAAFKGDLDDYHNWLQTRESAKESSSTNNNQYREKKTLQNRMKKLELLVEQVNNQLVQIEHELSDLSLYEEGRQQQLHTLLGQQKKLQQELLTTEEEWLSVMSELEQF is encoded by the coding sequence ATGTTAACTTTGCGTCAAATTACACTTTCGCGCGGCAATAAGCTTCTTCTTGAAAAGGCAAGCACTGCCTTGTATGAAAAGCAAAAAGTTGGTTTGATTGGCCATAACGGGTGTGGTAAATCAAGTTTATTTGCCTTAATTTTAGGCGAGTTAATTGCTGATGCCGGGGAATGTTTTATTAATTCACAACTACGCGTCAGTCATCTTTCTCAGCAATTACCTGATAGCGATGAACCCGCTTTGGATTTTGTTCTTGCAGGCGATGAGGACTATATAAGTCTTCAACAACGCCTGGCATTCGCCGAACAAAATGAAGATCATGAGGAGGTTTTGCTATGCCATGAATTACTCACTCAGACAGGAGGTTATAGCAAGCCAGCGAACGCAGCCTCTATCATGGCAGGTCTAGGTTTTAAAACCGACGAACAAAAAAAGCCAGTTAACAGTTTTTCAGGTGGCTGGCGGATGCGGCTAAGTTTGGCACGCTGTTTGATGAAACCTGCTGATTTATTATTGTTGGATGAGCCGACTAACCATTTAGACATGGAAGCCATTTTTTGGCTTGAAAAATGGTTAAAGCAATGCCCGAGCAGTATTTTGTTAATTTCACACGATCGGGAATTTTTGGATGCCGTGGTCACCCATATTCTGCACATTGAGCAACGAACGATGACGTTATACAGTGGAAACTATAGTTGCTTTGAACAAACTCGAGCTCAGCAATTGACTTTACAGCAAATGATGTATGAAAAGCAACAGCAAAAAATTAATCACATGATGATGTTTGTAAATCGTTTTCGTGCGAAAGCAACGAAAGCTAAACAAGCACAAAGTCGTATAAATGCCATTGCCAAAATGGACATCATTGCACAGGCTCATGTAGACTCTCCCTTTTCATTTAATTTCTACCCCTGTCCAAGAGCCGGTAGTCCTCTGCTTCGTTGTGAACAAGTCAATGCGGGATATAATGACAAGGCTATCGTACTAAAAAAGCTAAATTTGGTACTTAATCCGGGGGATAGAATTGCTTTACTCGGGCCCAATGGTGAAGGGAAATCAACGTTAATTAAAACACTGACAGGCGCGCTGCCTCCTCTGGAAGGTCATCTTTATCATTCACCTAACTTACATATTGGCTATTATGCCCAACATCAACTGGATGAACTTGACAATAGTTTAAGTCCACTGGCTACCATTCAAGCGCTTTCACCTGATGCCAGGGAGCAATCCATTCGTGACTACTTAGGGGGCTTTAATTTTATAGGTGATATGGCTGTTAAACCCATTCAACACTTTTCAGGCGGAGAAAAAGCTCGATTGGCTTTAGCAAAACTTGTGTGGCAAAAACCAAATCTGTTACTGCTTGATGAACCCACTAACCATCTTGATATAGAAATGCGCGCTGCCATTGAAATAGCCTTGCAAAGCTATGAGGGGGCTCTAATTTTAATTTCACATGATCGTCATCTTCTACGAACGACTGTTGATGATTTTTATCTTGTTTATCATAAGCAGGTAGCAGCCTTTAAGGGGGACTTAGACGATTATCACAACTGGCTGCAGACAAGAGAATCTGCAAAAGAGTCATCTTCAACCAATAATAATCAATATCGCGAAAAAAAGACTCTGCAGAATCGTATGAAAAAACTGGAGTTGCTGGTTGAGCAGGTTAACAATCAGTTAGTTCAGATTGAGCATGAATTATCTGATCTATCGCTCTATGAAGAGGGGCGGCAACAGCAGTTACACACCCTGTTAGGGCAACAAAAAAAGTTACAGCAAGAATTGCTTACCACGGAAGAAGAATGGTTAAGTGTTATGAGTGAACTTGAACAATTTTAA